A single Deltaproteobacteria bacterium DNA region contains:
- a CDS encoding TolC family outer membrane protein: MKKILFLSTSVALVWLLFPVQSFSKDVVTIKQSVIDTLKTTPRLEMMKYNREAVKYDLKKSKGGLYPKINARAAYGADRHSDQVTRRENRDHTWHARGEASLVLTQLIFDGKETRSQVEIDKARVRSIDHRVFDNAEALALDAVLAALEVYRQGKLLEIAEENVAAHEKILASLKDMQQAGAGSIADVMQTRARLSRTLTTRITVKNDLQNALSEFERLAGYRPGKVRFPSEKPDVFLPKALDDFLKAVLDNNPKLLTAQADIEAAAHRITLAESKFFPKVFLEVGVTYEDGVEGDEDWSRNYAAMVRMNWNLLNGGSDKAAKSAAFARKLQAEMDRKDLERNLTNEARATWNDYKAALEEEQALKETVKFNEETRTLYRDQFSVGQRSLLDLLDAENEYFQSAGLYVTATVNRVANAYKLLALSGKLIETLGIDASIYKEPKMIQQPERKSVF, translated from the coding sequence ATGAAGAAGATCCTTTTCCTTTCAACAAGCGTTGCCTTGGTATGGCTTCTCTTTCCCGTGCAATCCTTCTCCAAAGACGTTGTAACCATCAAACAGAGTGTGATTGACACCCTGAAAACCACACCCCGACTTGAAATGATGAAATACAACCGGGAAGCGGTGAAATACGATCTTAAAAAGTCAAAGGGTGGTCTTTACCCCAAGATCAACGCCCGGGCCGCTTACGGTGCCGACCGGCATAGTGATCAAGTGACCCGGAGGGAAAACCGGGATCACACCTGGCATGCCAGGGGAGAGGCCTCCCTCGTGTTGACTCAACTTATTTTTGACGGAAAGGAAACCCGCAGCCAGGTTGAAATCGACAAGGCCAGGGTACGTTCCATTGATCACAGGGTCTTCGACAACGCCGAAGCCCTGGCCCTGGACGCCGTATTGGCCGCCCTGGAAGTATACAGGCAAGGAAAACTTTTGGAGATCGCGGAAGAAAACGTCGCAGCCCACGAAAAAATCCTTGCCTCTCTCAAAGACATGCAGCAAGCAGGCGCTGGGAGCATAGCGGATGTCATGCAGACAAGGGCACGACTCTCACGTACCCTGACCACACGGATCACGGTGAAGAATGACCTTCAGAATGCCCTCTCCGAATTCGAGCGCCTTGCCGGTTACCGGCCTGGGAAGGTGAGATTCCCATCTGAGAAACCCGATGTCTTTCTTCCAAAAGCCCTCGATGATTTCCTGAAGGCCGTTCTTGATAACAATCCCAAACTACTCACGGCCCAGGCCGATATCGAAGCGGCCGCCCACAGGATCACTCTTGCAGAATCCAAATTCTTTCCAAAGGTCTTTTTAGAGGTGGGCGTCACCTATGAAGACGGCGTGGAGGGAGACGAGGACTGGAGCCGGAATTACGCCGCCATGGTGCGTATGAACTGGAACCTTCTAAACGGGGGGTCGGACAAGGCGGCCAAAAGTGCCGCCTTTGCCAGGAAATTACAAGCCGAAATGGACCGAAAGGATCTGGAAAGAAATCTTACCAACGAGGCCCGGGCCACCTGGAATGATTACAAGGCCGCCCTGGAGGAGGAGCAGGCCCTGAAGGAAACGGTAAAATTCAATGAAGAAACCAGGACCCTGTACCGTGATCAGTTCTCGGTGGGACAACGGAGCCTCCTGGACCTCCTGGATGCAGAAAACGAATATTTCCAGTCTGCAGGTCTTTATGTTACCGCCACGGTGAATCGTGTGGCCAATGCTTACAAACTCCTGGCGCTATCCGGAAAGCTCATTGAAACGCTGGGCATAGACGCCTCAATTTACAAGGAACCGAAGATGATCCAACAGCCTGAAAGGAAAAGCGTATTTTAA